One Canis lupus familiaris isolate Mischka breed German Shepherd chromosome 20, alternate assembly UU_Cfam_GSD_1.0, whole genome shotgun sequence genomic region harbors:
- the PEAK3 gene encoding protein PEAK3, whose protein sequence is MSSPEPPTGTPGPDAPTWPTQPTYSNLGEVRAQLLPSKACRPRAPGPPPTDPQPLPPPLPKKTLCRTRSLPMHRVPSTSPAPAPAGQPRRPFLGSHSVDESQAASDKAWPACPPAEPRFGSLDTSLGAPWYDLHRPEAMRTMLEARQLEGVRAVRARLRARLLGGHPGPCQPGHGFRLLDRSPCVESGDALYYRMVRVGDEAWHMLAAKVSKPGAEEPHPWGLELQASLAPHFNLQGLCGPVPEGALPDVPWRGPVVLAAEVPELTVTQWLEEAGRRQRPEEFPWVVAVLLLQLTSALEHLEARGAALAELRPENLLLVAPRGCAAAGPPRLLLADFGRVRPRPPGPPGAHALQLGRLLRALLGPAEPCASPLAAGLEALAARLGRSRPSAAQARGALQALLWGPGPELHRQGAPLGPWLQVRRALLVLHLAERASAGEAPGLEDWLCCEYLAEATEASVGRALALLWD, encoded by the exons ATGAGCAGCCCCGAGCCACCGACTGGGACCCCCGGGCCTGACGCCCCCACCTGGCCGACTCAGCCCACCTACAGCAACCTCG GTGAGGTCCGCGCCCAGCTGCTGCCCTCCAAGGCCTGCCGTCCCCGGGCACCTGGGCCCCCCCCGACCGACCcgcagcccctgcccccgcccctgcccaagAAGACGCTGTGCAGGACCCGCTCCCTGCCCATGCACAGGGTCCCCAGCACCAGCCCTGCCCCGGCTCCGGCTGGGCAGCCTCGGAGGCCTTTCCTGGGGTCCCACAGTGTGGACGAGAGCCAGGCGGCCAGTGACAAAGCTTGGCCAGCCTGTCCCCCTGCAGAGCCGCGCTTCGGCTCCCTGGACACCTCGCTGGGCGCCCCCTGGTACGACCTGCACCGGCCCGAGGCCATGCGCACCATGCTGGAGGCGCGGCAGCTGGAGGGGGTCCGCGCGGTGCGGGCTCGGCTCCGGGCCCGGCTGCTGGGGGGCCACCCGGGCCCCTGCCAACCCGGCCACGGCTTCCGGCTCCTGGACCGCTCGCCTTGCGTGGAGAGCGGGGACGCCCTCTACTACCGCATGGTGCGGGTGGGCGACGAGGCGTGGCACATGCTGGCCGCCAAG GTGTCCAAGCCCGGAGCGGAGGAGCCCCACCCCTGGGGCCTGGAGCTGCAGGCCTCGCTCGCCCCGCACTTCAACCTGCAGGGCCTGTGCGGCCCGGTGCCCGAGGGCGCGCTGCCCGACGTGCCCTGGAGAGGCCCGGTGGTGCTGGCGGCCGAGGTGCCCGAGCTCACGGTGACGCAATGGCTGGAGGAGGCGGGCAGGCGGCAGCGGCCCGAGGAGTTCCCCTGGGTGGTGGCcgtgctgctgctgcagctgacGTCAGCCCTGGAGCACCTGGAGGCGCGGGGCGCCGCCCTGGCCGAGCTGCGGCCTGAGAACCTGCTGCTGGTGGCGCCCCGAGGCTGTGCGGCCGCCGGGCCCCCGCGCCTGCTGCTGGCCGACTTTGGCCGCGTCCGCCCtcggcccccgggccccccgggcGCCCACGCGCTGCAGCTGGGCCGCCTGCTCCGCGCCCTACTCGGCCCCGCGGAGCCCTGCGCCTCCCCCTTGGCTgcgggcctggaggctctggcgGCGCGGCTGGGCCGCTCCCGGCCCTCGGCCGCCCAGGCGCGGGGTGCGCTGCAGGCGCTGCTCTGGGGGCCCGGGCCCGAGCTGCACCGCCAGGGAGCCCCGCTGGGGCCGTGGCTGCAGGTGCGCCGCGCGCTGCTCGTGCTGCACCTGGCGGAGCGGGCCTCGGCCGGGGAGGCGCCGGGCCTGGAGGACTGGCTGTGCTGTGAGTACCTGGCTGAGGCCACCGAGGCCTCTGTGGGCCGCGCCCTGGCGCTGCTGTGGGACTGA
- the OAZ1 gene encoding ornithine decarboxylase antizyme 1 (protein translation is dependent on +1 polyamine-induced ribosomal frameshift; The RefSeq protein has 1 substitution compared to this genomic sequence) — MVKSSLQRILNSHCFAREKEGDKPSATVHAARAMPLLSLHSRGGRISESSRVSPHCCSNLGPGPRWCSDVPHPPLKIPGGRGNSQRDHNLSANLFYSDNRLNVTEELTSNSKTRILNVQTRLTGSKHINWRAVLSGGCLYIEIPGGALPEGSKDSFAVLLEFAEEQLHAAHVFICFHKNRDDRAALLRTFSFLGFEIVRPGHPLVPKRPDACFMAYTFERESSGEEE; from the exons ATGGTGAAATCCTCCCTGCAGCGGATCCTCAACAGCCACTGCTTcgccagagagaaggaaggggataAACCCAGCGCCACCGTCCACGCCGCCCGCGCCATGCCGCTCCTCAGCCTGCACAGCCGCGGAGGCCGCAGCAGCGAGAG TTCCAGGGTGTCTCCTCACTGCTGTAGTAACCTGGGTCCAGGGCCTCGGTGGTGCTCC GATGTCCCTCACCCACCCCTGAAGATCCCAGGTGGGCGAGGGAATAGTCAGAGGGATCACAATCTTTCAGCTAATTTATTTTACTCT GATAATCGGCTGAATGTAACAGAGGAACTAACGTCTAACAGCAAGACGAGGATTCTGAACGTCCAGACCAGGCTCACGGGCTCCAAACACATTAACTGGAGAGCGGTGCTGAGCGGCGGCTGCCTCTACATCGAGATCCCAGGCGGCGCCCTGCCCGAGGGCAGCAAGGACAG CTTCGCAGTTCTTCTCGAGTTCGCGGAGGAGCAGCTGCACGCCGCCCACGTCTTCATTTGCTTCCATAAGAACCGCGATGACAGAG CCGCCTTGCTCCGGACCTTCAGCTTTTTGGGCTTTGAGATTGTGAGACCGGGGCATCCCCTTGTCCCCAAGAGACCCGACGCTTGCTTCATGGCCTACACGTTTGAGAGAGAGTCTTCGGGAGAGGAGGAGTAG